The proteins below come from a single Chthoniobacterales bacterium genomic window:
- a CDS encoding Hsp20/alpha crystallin family protein, with product MYFNTLTTTDNQAADGTRYATPQVDFHANAEGTQLVLDVPGVAQGDVEITVEDQRLTIIGHRKNAEPVGEWVHQEIRPFDYRRVFSLASSIDTNRIQAELRDGVLSLNLPLAERVKPRRIEVA from the coding sequence ATGTATTTCAACACATTGACCACCACTGACAACCAAGCTGCGGACGGCACGCGTTACGCGACGCCCCAAGTGGACTTCCATGCCAACGCGGAGGGCACGCAGCTCGTCCTCGACGTGCCCGGCGTTGCCCAAGGCGACGTGGAAATCACCGTCGAAGACCAGCGGCTGACCATCATCGGCCATCGCAAAAATGCGGAGCCGGTCGGCGAATGGGTTCACCAGGAAATTCGTCCGTTTGATTACCGGCGCGTATTTTCCCTGGCGTCCAGTATCGACACGAATCGCATCCAAGCCGAACTCCGCGACGGCGTGCTGAGCTTGAATCTCCCGCTGGCGGAACGCGTGAAGCCCCGCCGCATCGAAGTCGCCTAA